One Lysinibacillus sp. OF-1 DNA segment encodes these proteins:
- a CDS encoding nucleotidyltransferase family protein: protein MRLLQSEEELRNLIVADDWMMNILSTINTLQLPDWWVCAGVIRSMVWDYLHEKEERTPIADIDVIYFDKINLAEDIEKQYEQKLRKISPNEPWSVKNQARMHVLNGSKPYQSAVDGIAHFPEIPTAIGIKLIDDSLEIAAPYGIRHLGAGIVEPTPFFLENKDCYTIYRQRILQKKWHVSWPKLEINLQ from the coding sequence GTGAGATTACTACAATCGGAGGAAGAACTAAGAAATTTAATAGTAGCAGATGATTGGATGATGAATATTTTATCAACAATCAATACATTGCAACTCCCCGATTGGTGGGTATGTGCTGGGGTCATTCGTTCCATGGTATGGGATTATCTTCATGAAAAAGAAGAAAGAACACCAATTGCTGATATTGATGTGATATATTTTGATAAAATCAATTTAGCAGAAGACATAGAAAAACAGTATGAACAGAAACTTAGAAAGATATCTCCAAATGAGCCGTGGTCTGTGAAAAATCAGGCAAGAATGCATGTGCTAAATGGTAGTAAGCCGTATCAATCTGCTGTCGATGGAATCGCTCATTTTCCTGAAATCCCAACGGCAATTGGGATAAAATTAATAGATGATTCACTAGAAATTGCTGCACCATATGGCATTAGGCATTTAGGAGCTGGCATTGTAGAGCCGACACCATTCTTCCTCGAAAATAAGGATTGTTATACAATTTATCGCCAAAGAATTCTTCAAAAGAAATGGCATGTAAGTTGGCCAAAATTAGAAATTAATCTTCAGTAA